The Chryseolinea soli genome contains a region encoding:
- a CDS encoding PD40 domain-containing protein, whose product MKKLIGMLLLLALPAATLWAQAKTRRLPGIINHPSLNLFDPYISHDGNALLFISDNGEDGALTLSYTSRENDWTEPVTIPKNINHRLVYLRGFGLNADGKKLFYTSTKSPVVGGYDIMVSELKGTTWAEPQNLMLPVNTKSNEGCPSISADETTLYFMRCEKMDQSKADGCKLFYSKKINGQWGEPVELPANINTGNSQTPRIMADGETLIFSSNKMASSKGGMDLYLTRLVNGKWSDPVPMDFVNTEKDDQFVSVAALGRYLLKEAPGPRKNSEIVEFLIPQELRPKGMMKVEGKITDAANAPTAAYIDITDLDQNKRVYSGRPLADGSYQVYLREGSHYELSIDPEQSNITYFTKRFDLTTDKTPQKEKVNVTLKQPAAGDELVLDAVTFKPNSSEFEASSMTALKKLTRLVKANPSLKFEIQVMLKGYQQDTVKSDPDLTEMIIDSVATQVTATDSLGQLYQKEVMIARTTYHNDRTPLEAQQITDYLIAQGADAGKLTMFVNAIPAAPEEPKKLTVKAVARAK is encoded by the coding sequence ATGAAAAAATTGATCGGCATGCTTTTGCTTCTGGCCCTTCCCGCGGCCACACTCTGGGCCCAGGCCAAAACACGGCGACTTCCCGGAATTATCAACCACCCTTCGCTGAACCTGTTCGATCCCTACATCAGCCACGACGGCAATGCGCTCCTGTTTATTTCCGACAACGGCGAAGACGGCGCGCTCACGCTTTCCTACACCTCGCGCGAAAACGACTGGACAGAACCCGTGACCATTCCAAAAAACATAAATCACCGCCTTGTCTACCTGCGCGGATTCGGGCTCAATGCCGATGGAAAAAAACTATTCTACACCTCCACGAAGTCGCCTGTCGTGGGTGGCTACGACATCATGGTCAGCGAACTGAAAGGCACCACGTGGGCCGAGCCTCAAAACCTGATGCTGCCCGTGAACACAAAATCCAACGAAGGCTGTCCCTCCATCAGCGCCGACGAGACCACGTTGTATTTTATGCGGTGCGAAAAAATGGACCAAAGCAAAGCCGATGGCTGCAAACTTTTTTATTCGAAGAAAATCAATGGACAGTGGGGCGAACCCGTAGAGCTCCCCGCCAACATCAACACCGGCAACTCCCAAACGCCGCGCATCATGGCCGACGGTGAAACCCTGATCTTTTCGTCCAACAAAATGGCAAGCTCCAAAGGCGGCATGGACCTTTACCTGACGCGACTCGTCAATGGAAAATGGTCTGACCCTGTGCCGATGGATTTTGTGAACACCGAAAAGGACGATCAGTTTGTGAGCGTCGCTGCCTTGGGAAGATATTTATTGAAAGAAGCACCCGGCCCGCGAAAGAATAGCGAGATCGTAGAATTCCTCATTCCGCAAGAACTTCGGCCAAAAGGCATGATGAAAGTGGAGGGCAAAATAACAGACGCTGCCAACGCACCCACGGCGGCCTACATCGACATCACCGACCTCGATCAAAACAAGCGCGTGTACAGCGGAAGACCGCTTGCCGATGGATCTTATCAAGTATACCTGCGGGAGGGTAGTCACTATGAATTGTCGATCGACCCCGAGCAAAGCAACATCACCTACTTCACCAAACGTTTTGATCTGACGACCGATAAAACACCACAGAAAGAAAAAGTTAACGTGACCCTGAAACAACCTGCGGCCGGCGATGAACTTGTGTTGGATGCCGTCACCTTTAAACCCAACAGCAGCGAATTCGAAGCGTCGTCGATGACGGCCTTGAAAAAATTGACACGTCTCGTAAAGGCAAACCCGTCATTGAAATTTGAGATCCAGGTGATGCTGAAAGGCTATCAGCAAGACACGGTGAAAAGCGACCCGGACCTGACGGAAATGATCATCGACTCGGTAGCTACTCAAGTTACCGCTACTGATAGCCTGGGGCAGCTCTATCAAAAAGAAGTGATGATCGCGCGGACCACGTATCACAACGACCGCACACCGCTGGAGGCCCAGCAGATCACGGACTACCTGATCGCGCAAGGCGCTGATGCCGGAAAGCTCACCATGTTTGTGAACGCCATCCCGGCAGCGCCGGAAGAACCTAAGAAACTTACGGTAAAGGCAGTGGCGAGGGCCAAGTAG
- a CDS encoding DUF2911 domain-containing protein, with product MKKFLVIAGIAVTILIILGVVTNYFLKKHTKSFSPEEETVFKQDALEIKVFYNRPYKKGRQIFGSLVPYGKVWRTGANEATTFETNKDIEFENQKLKKGKYSLWTIPGEETWTIIFNSEYGQWGIGPGGEANRDPEKDVLKLDVHSVQSEREFEQFTISFEKTGAEAEMVLIWDKTLVAVPFWQ from the coding sequence ATGAAAAAGTTTCTCGTCATAGCTGGTATCGCCGTGACCATTTTGATCATTTTGGGAGTCGTCACCAACTACTTCCTGAAAAAGCACACCAAGTCGTTCAGCCCCGAAGAAGAAACGGTTTTTAAACAGGACGCACTGGAAATCAAGGTGTTCTATAATCGCCCCTACAAAAAAGGACGGCAGATCTTCGGCTCACTGGTGCCCTATGGCAAAGTTTGGCGCACCGGCGCCAACGAGGCCACTACCTTCGAGACCAACAAAGACATTGAATTTGAAAATCAAAAACTGAAAAAAGGCAAATACAGCCTTTGGACCATCCCAGGGGAAGAAACATGGACCATCATTTTCAATTCCGAATACGGTCAGTGGGGCATTGGCCCCGGCGGCGAAGCCAACCGCGACCCGGAAAAAGACGTGCTCAAGCTTGATGTTCACTCCGTTCAGAGCGAGCGTGAATTTGAGCAATTCACCATCTCATTCGAAAAAACCGGCGCGGAGGCCGAAATGGTGCTCATCTGGGACAAGACCCTGGTGGCCGTGCCCTTCTGGCAATAA
- a CDS encoding TIGR00730 family Rossman fold protein: MNICVFCGSAVGHDPVHAETAYSLGRAFAKGSHGLVYGGGNIGLMGVVADAVLEHQGEVIGIIPQFLIDREVGHRFLTRLEIVGSMHERKKRMADLSDAFIALPGGWGTLDELAEILTWRQLGLIHQPIAVLNIGGFFNPLLDQMRTMVSGGFLKQGNLDFLIVENDVEKILSRLFP; encoded by the coding sequence ATGAACATTTGTGTTTTCTGCGGCTCAGCCGTAGGACATGATCCGGTGCATGCAGAGACCGCCTATTCTTTGGGACGGGCTTTTGCCAAGGGCTCGCATGGCCTGGTATACGGAGGGGGAAATATAGGCCTTATGGGTGTTGTTGCCGATGCCGTTCTGGAACACCAGGGCGAAGTGATCGGCATTATTCCTCAATTTTTAATAGACCGCGAAGTAGGGCACCGTTTTTTGACACGATTGGAGATCGTTGGCAGCATGCACGAGCGCAAAAAACGAATGGCCGATCTCTCCGATGCTTTTATAGCCCTGCCCGGTGGCTGGGGCACGTTAGACGAACTGGCCGAAATCCTTACCTGGCGCCAGCTGGGTCTTATCCATCAACCCATCGCCGTGCTGAATATCGGCGGCTTTTTCAACCCCTTGCTCGACCAAATGCGTACAATGGTTAGCGGGGGATTTCTGAAACAGGGGAATCTTGATTTTCTGATCGTCGAAAACGATGTAGAAAAGATTTTGTCCCGATTATTCCCGTAA
- a CDS encoding pepsin/retropepsin-like aspartic protease family protein, protein MIRSILFVLFLFGIGIHLHGQNVVQNQNLGFSLADGKKKVRIPIEVFNNLVVVPVVLNDALPLKFILDTGVRTTILTQKTFTDILNLPYSRKYTISGPGGVKLVDAYVTNNVSIDLPGVNGRGHAMLVLEEDYLELRNYLGTDVHGILGYELFSRFIIEIDYEKKILTLMMPEKFHKGRRFQAIPIMIEDTKPYMIAPVTLENGSTLNAKMLMDSGASHGLMLEPSSDTVIKVPEHTVSSLIGRGLGGEIFGKVGRIKSLSLGTYTLDRVICNFPDPNSYNDSIKVGNVFRNGAIGGEVLSRFTVIFNFPRERVYLKKNSAFKKNFYYNLSGLTLKAKGSQLNIFEVTEVRDQSASQRGGILAGDIIVSVNGIATRDLNLNMINGFFNSKPGKKIRVEILRKGARMKKEMQLRDQI, encoded by the coding sequence ATGATCCGGAGTATCCTGTTTGTCTTATTTCTATTCGGAATTGGCATTCATCTTCATGGCCAGAATGTAGTTCAGAACCAGAATCTGGGGTTTTCGCTTGCCGACGGCAAAAAGAAAGTTCGCATCCCCATCGAGGTCTTTAACAACCTGGTGGTGGTGCCCGTGGTGCTGAACGACGCCCTGCCGCTAAAATTCATTTTGGACACGGGGGTGCGCACGACCATCCTCACCCAAAAAACATTTACCGACATCCTCAATCTGCCCTACTCCCGCAAGTACACCATTTCCGGTCCCGGCGGTGTGAAGCTGGTAGATGCCTATGTGACCAACAATGTTTCCATCGATTTGCCCGGCGTGAACGGGCGGGGGCATGCCATGCTGGTTTTGGAGGAGGACTATCTGGAGTTGAGAAATTATTTGGGCACCGACGTGCACGGCATCCTGGGCTATGAACTGTTTAGTCGCTTCATCATCGAAATCGACTACGAAAAAAAGATCCTGACCCTGATGATGCCGGAGAAGTTTCACAAAGGCCGGCGTTTTCAGGCCATCCCCATCATGATCGAGGACACTAAGCCCTACATGATCGCGCCCGTGACGCTCGAAAATGGCAGCACGCTCAATGCAAAGATGTTGATGGACTCCGGTGCCAGCCACGGCCTGATGCTGGAACCCTCGTCGGACACGGTCATCAAAGTGCCCGAGCACACCGTAAGCAGCTTGATCGGCCGTGGATTGGGAGGCGAGATCTTTGGCAAAGTGGGACGGATAAAGTCGCTCTCGTTGGGCACCTATACATTAGATAGAGTGATCTGCAATTTTCCCGACCCCAACAGTTACAACGACAGCATAAAGGTGGGCAACGTGTTTCGAAATGGTGCCATCGGCGGCGAAGTGTTGAGCCGTTTCACGGTGATCTTCAATTTCCCGCGCGAACGCGTGTACTTAAAAAAGAACAGCGCTTTTAAAAAGAACTTCTACTACAACCTCAGCGGGCTTACACTAAAAGCAAAAGGCTCGCAGCTCAACATCTTCGAGGTAACGGAAGTGCGCGATCAATCGGCCTCACAACGCGGCGGCATTTTGGCAGGCGATATCATTGTGAGCGTGAACGGGATTGCCACACGCGATCTGAATCTGAACATGATCAACGGATTTTTCAACAGCAAGCCCGGCAAAAAAATACGGGTAGAGATCCTCCGCAAGGGGGCGCGTATGAAAAAAGAAATGCAGCTAAGAGATCAAATCTGA
- a CDS encoding response regulator, which translates to METISTPLQKRQALEPLHVLLIGNNPIDMGKVLDKLHQVRSQKMDTEIAFDLTSILERLIRFRPNFILIDDNIGKRELLETVNELSTHNKTKDIPITVLKNSNYHEALASGSILDYLLKQNLSAEDLYNSIKNSLRFRRTQLYLYQAYKKRKKQLMEYMQ; encoded by the coding sequence ATGGAAACAATCTCTACCCCTCTTCAAAAGCGTCAAGCATTGGAGCCTTTGCACGTCTTACTGATCGGAAACAATCCCATCGACATGGGCAAGGTCCTGGACAAGTTGCACCAGGTTCGCAGCCAGAAAATGGACACCGAAATCGCGTTCGACCTGACAAGCATTTTGGAACGCCTGATTCGCTTTCGCCCGAATTTTATTCTCATCGACGACAACATCGGCAAACGCGAGTTGCTGGAAACCGTGAACGAATTGTCGACGCACAATAAGACGAAAGACATTCCCATCACCGTCCTTAAAAATTCCAACTACCACGAAGCATTGGCTTCGGGCAGCATCCTGGATTATTTACTCAAGCAAAATTTGTCGGCGGAAGACCTGTATAACAGCATAAAAAATTCCCTGCGGTTCCGTCGCACACAACTGTATTTATACCAGGCGTATAAAAAGCGCAAGAAGCAGTTGATGGAATATATGCAGTAG
- a CDS encoding NAD(P)/FAD-dependent oxidoreductase — MKRVVVIGGGLAGLVASVQLAKAGVSCALVEKKVYPFHRVCGEYISNEAVPFLKANDLFPEAFNPPRITRFTLSSATGKSSTMPLDLGGFGISRYTYDHFLYEKAKQLGVEFFLSEEVEATAFDGERFQLRTSARTLEADVVIGSFGKRSRLDHTLQRDFIRERSPYVGVKYHIRTQHPDDLIALHNFKGGYCGISNIEDGKTTLCYLTHRDHLKRFKNIRDMEEQVMFLNPLLKEIFTQAEFLFERPEVINEVSFLTKSCVEDHVLMVGDSAGMIAPLCGNGMAMAIHGAKMVSERIIQFDRGEVSREAMENLYTQQWNKNFKGRLWSGRQIQKLFGSYWASNLAVNLALYIRPVANTIMRNTHGEPF; from the coding sequence TTGAAACGGGTTGTCGTGATCGGGGGTGGCCTGGCGGGCCTGGTGGCGTCTGTGCAGTTGGCGAAGGCGGGTGTTTCGTGTGCGCTTGTCGAAAAAAAGGTCTATCCCTTTCACCGGGTATGCGGCGAATACATTTCAAACGAAGCCGTTCCCTTTTTAAAGGCCAACGATCTCTTCCCCGAAGCATTCAACCCACCGCGCATCACGCGATTCACCCTTTCTTCGGCAACCGGAAAAAGCAGCACGATGCCGTTGGATCTTGGCGGGTTCGGCATCAGCCGATACACGTACGACCATTTTCTGTATGAAAAAGCAAAGCAGCTTGGTGTTGAATTTTTTCTTTCGGAAGAGGTTGAAGCCACTGCCTTTGATGGAGAACGATTTCAGCTTCGCACTTCGGCGCGAACGCTGGAAGCCGACGTCGTGATCGGCTCTTTTGGCAAACGCTCGCGCCTGGATCACACGCTGCAGAGAGACTTCATCCGCGAACGCTCGCCCTACGTGGGCGTGAAATACCACATCCGCACGCAGCATCCCGACGACCTCATCGCCCTGCATAATTTTAAAGGTGGCTACTGTGGTATAAGCAACATCGAAGACGGGAAGACCACCCTCTGTTATTTAACACACCGCGATCATTTGAAACGATTCAAAAATATTCGCGACATGGAAGAGCAGGTGATGTTTCTCAACCCGCTGCTGAAGGAAATTTTCACGCAGGCAGAATTTCTTTTTGAACGCCCCGAGGTGATCAATGAAGTGTCGTTCCTCACCAAGTCGTGTGTGGAGGATCATGTGTTGATGGTGGGGGATAGTGCAGGCATGATCGCGCCGCTGTGTGGCAACGGCATGGCGATGGCCATTCACGGCGCGAAAATGGTGAGCGAACGGATCATTCAATTCGATCGGGGAGAGGTGTCGCGCGAGGCGATGGAAAATTTGTACACGCAGCAATGGAATAAAAATTTTAAAGGCCGTTTATGGTCCGGTCGGCAGATCCAAAAATTGTTTGGCAGCTATTGGGCTTCGAACCTTGCGGTGAACCTGGCGCTCTACATTCGGCCCGTTGCCAACACCATTATGCGCAACACGCACGGTGAGCCGTTTTAA
- a CDS encoding sugar phosphate isomerase/epimerase family protein: MNQETNRRNFLRSLGLITVSALPGAALLSACGKKPTAADTAAAVDSAAIKAAAAAPKELFFKISLAEWSLHKTLFDKKLDNLDFPAKAKNDFGVSGVEFVNQFFKDKAKDQTYLTELKKRCTDNDITAVLIMIDGEGGLGDTNKKKRNEAVDNHKKWVDAAKFLGCHSIRVNAHGEGTREEVGKAATDGLHLLSEYGKGAGINVIVENHGGYSSDGGWLTKVIKDTGMANCGTLPDFGNFCLKREKDSCVEEYDRYKGTTEMMPFAKGVSAKTHEFDAAGNCVETDYTKMLQIVKDAGYTGFIGIEYEGSKLSEEEGIRATKALLEKAGAAIS; encoded by the coding sequence ATGAACCAGGAAACCAATCGCAGAAATTTTTTGCGCTCCCTCGGCCTCATCACCGTGAGTGCTCTTCCCGGAGCGGCCCTTTTAAGTGCATGCGGCAAAAAACCAACCGCCGCCGACACCGCCGCTGCCGTTGACTCGGCCGCCATCAAGGCTGCCGCTGCTGCTCCCAAAGAATTGTTCTTCAAGATCTCCCTTGCCGAATGGTCGCTGCACAAAACACTGTTTGACAAAAAACTCGACAACCTCGACTTCCCCGCAAAAGCCAAAAACGACTTCGGTGTGTCGGGTGTTGAATTTGTGAATCAATTCTTCAAGGACAAAGCCAAAGACCAAACCTACCTGACCGAACTGAAAAAGCGCTGCACCGACAATGACATCACCGCGGTGCTCATCATGATCGACGGCGAAGGAGGTCTGGGCGATACCAACAAGAAAAAACGCAATGAAGCAGTGGACAATCATAAGAAGTGGGTGGATGCCGCTAAATTTTTGGGTTGCCACTCGATCCGTGTAAACGCTCACGGCGAAGGCACCCGCGAAGAAGTGGGCAAAGCTGCCACCGACGGTCTGCACCTGCTTTCCGAATATGGAAAAGGAGCCGGCATCAACGTGATTGTTGAAAACCACGGAGGCTACTCTTCCGACGGCGGCTGGCTGACCAAGGTCATCAAAGACACTGGCATGGCCAACTGCGGTACCCTGCCCGACTTTGGCAATTTCTGTCTGAAACGCGAGAAGGATAGCTGCGTGGAAGAATACGACCGCTACAAAGGCACCACCGAAATGATGCCCTTTGCCAAAGGCGTGAGCGCAAAAACCCATGAATTCGACGCCGCCGGTAACTGCGTTGAGACGGATTACACCAAGATGCTCCAGATCGTGAAAGACGCCGGTTACACTGGCTTCATCGGCATTGAATACGAAGGCAGCAAGCTCTCTGAAGAAGAGGGTATCCGCGCCACGAAAGCCCTATTGGAAAAGGCTGGCGCTGCCATATCATAA
- a CDS encoding SRPBCC family protein has translation METLKMNMTATSTVRIDAPATEVWKALTTPSLIKLYFFGTEAQSDWQVGNPIVFKGEWNGQAYEDKGIIIANEPNRLLRYSYWSSMKGTPDLPENYANISYILTPDGAATLVTVAQDGVETEKEKKQSEQNWVKVLHNMKDLLEKKA, from the coding sequence ATGGAAACCCTGAAGATGAACATGACAGCCACGTCAACGGTGCGTATAGACGCACCCGCCACCGAAGTTTGGAAAGCCCTGACCACGCCTTCCCTCATCAAATTATATTTCTTCGGAACCGAGGCCCAGTCCGACTGGCAAGTGGGCAATCCCATTGTTTTTAAAGGTGAATGGAATGGCCAGGCCTATGAAGACAAGGGCATCATCATCGCCAACGAGCCCAACCGGCTTTTGCGCTACTCCTACTGGAGCTCCATGAAGGGCACACCCGACCTTCCCGAAAACTACGCGAACATCTCTTACATCCTCACCCCCGACGGTGCCGCCACCCTGGTGACCGTGGCCCAGGACGGTGTGGAAACCGAAAAAGAGAAAAAACAAAGCGAGCAGAACTGGGTCAAGGTGCTGCACAACATGAAAGATCTGCTAGAAAAGAAGGCTTAA
- a CDS encoding TetR/AcrR family transcriptional regulator gives MRTRDEAKEVAIREKAIEMIVKEGFDGFSMQKLAKAANVSPATIYLYFKNREDLLNQLYITIDEVFSDSSLRGFDPEMTFEEGLWLQWKNRFDHHVNYPNHILFMEQFRSSPLVDHKDIKITKFKAAMEQFFSNAIKRGELTELPLEIFWAIAYGPLYTLIKFHMLKKSLAGRKFSLTEAKMRDAFNLVVKALKK, from the coding sequence ATGAGAACACGCGACGAAGCAAAAGAAGTAGCCATCCGGGAAAAAGCGATCGAAATGATCGTAAAGGAAGGCTTTGACGGTTTCAGCATGCAGAAACTGGCCAAAGCGGCCAATGTATCCCCGGCCACTATTTACTTGTACTTCAAGAATCGCGAGGACCTGTTGAACCAACTTTACATCACCATTGATGAAGTGTTTTCGGATTCGAGCCTGAGAGGTTTTGATCCGGAAATGACTTTTGAGGAAGGCTTGTGGCTGCAATGGAAAAACCGCTTCGACCATCATGTGAATTATCCAAACCATATTTTGTTCATGGAGCAATTCCGGAGCTCGCCCCTCGTCGACCATAAGGACATCAAGATCACGAAGTTCAAAGCGGCCATGGAGCAGTTTTTTAGCAACGCCATCAAGCGTGGTGAGCTGACGGAACTGCCCCTGGAGATCTTCTGGGCCATTGCCTATGGGCCCCTGTACACCCTCATCAAATTTCACATGTTAAAAAAGTCGTTGGCGGGAAGAAAATTCTCACTGACCGAAGCCAAAATGCGCGACGCATTTAATTTGGTTGTGAAAGCACTAAAAAAATAA